In the Aneurinibacillus soli genome, one interval contains:
- the ispE gene encoding 4-(cytidine 5'-diphospho)-2-C-methyl-D-erythritol kinase — MEGKKSQVKEARLMVKAPAKINLTLDVLARRPDGYHEIEMVMTTIDLADRLTITTLAEDRIVLDCTVSYLPLDERNHVYQAARLIKEQFGIKQGVHIHIDKQIPIAAGLAGGSSDAAATIRGLNRLWNLGMDMEKMASLGSRIGSDVSFCVYGGTALARGRGERIEKLPSPPPCWVILAKPPIGVSTAEVYGALKVEELTDGCRSEQMIKAIAEQNFSGICRTLGNHLESVTLAMHPQVQQIKERMLRFGADGVLMSGSGPTVFALTDRESRMNRIYNGLRGFCKEVYAVRILGENNG; from the coding sequence ATGGAAGGGAAGAAAAGCCAGGTGAAAGAAGCACGCCTTATGGTAAAAGCTCCGGCTAAAATCAATCTGACACTTGATGTGTTAGCACGGCGTCCGGATGGATATCATGAAATTGAAATGGTCATGACAACAATCGATCTTGCGGATCGCTTGACGATTACGACACTGGCAGAAGATCGGATTGTGCTGGACTGCACAGTGAGCTACCTGCCGCTCGATGAACGCAATCATGTCTATCAGGCTGCTCGCCTGATTAAAGAGCAGTTCGGTATCAAGCAGGGTGTGCATATTCATATTGATAAGCAGATTCCGATTGCGGCAGGGCTTGCAGGCGGCAGCAGTGACGCGGCTGCTACAATTCGGGGATTAAACCGCCTATGGAATCTGGGTATGGATATGGAGAAAATGGCGAGCCTTGGATCGCGTATTGGCTCTGATGTCTCGTTCTGCGTGTATGGTGGAACGGCGCTTGCTCGCGGACGTGGAGAAAGAATTGAGAAACTTCCATCTCCTCCACCGTGCTGGGTCATTCTTGCCAAACCTCCGATTGGGGTATCGACTGCGGAAGTATACGGAGCGCTTAAAGTAGAGGAACTGACAGATGGCTGTCGCTCGGAACAGATGATAAAGGCAATTGCCGAGCAGAATTTTTCGGGGATTTGTCGTACGCTGGGCAATCATCTCGAATCGGTTACACTTGCGATGCATCCGCAGGTACAGCAAATTAAAGAGCGCATGCTTCGCTTTGGAGCGGACGGGGTATTGATGTCTGGAAGTGGACCTACTGTCTTTGCACTAACGGATCGGGAGTCCCGTATGAATCGCATTTATAATGGACTTCGAGGGTTTTGTAAGGAAGTGTATGCTGTTCGTATCCTCGGGGAAAATAATGGGTAG
- a CDS encoding small, acid-soluble spore protein, alpha/beta type — MGRRRGVMSEQFKTELAKELGFYDTVQKEGWGGITTRDAGNMVKRAIQLAEEALAKQKS; from the coding sequence ATGGGACGCAGACGAGGCGTAATGTCCGAGCAGTTCAAGACTGAATTAGCAAAGGAATTAGGCTTTTATGATACGGTACAGAAAGAGGGATGGGGCGGCATCACAACCCGGGACGCCGGTAACATGGTGAAGCGTGCCATCCAGTTGGCCGAAGAAGCGCTCGCAAAGCAAAAATCCTGA